The sequence GACAAAGCGATTTTGTCTTTTATCAACAGGCGCTCCATATTTGCCGCAGCCATCCATACTTCAGTCATCTCTTGTTTGGGCACTTTTTTTCCGGCACCGTTATTCGCCAATAAATAGCCGGAAACATCCTGAAAAAACTGTCGCTGTTGACCGGCAGTTAATCCCCCTGCAATTCGACGGCAAAATATCCACCATTCAACGGCATTTTGCTTGGCTTTAGGGAATAAACTTCTTTGTAAATAAACTTTCCACAATTTGGGAATACGCGCTTCATCAAATGCATCGCCAAATCCAGGTCGAATGCAAAATCCGGTCAAGTTTAACCATCTAATTTCGTGTTCCGGGCTATTTGCCCGCCATCCGACGTTATCAATCAGATGATCTGCGACGGCTCTAAGGAAGGATAGAGGCCATTTATTTCTCTTTGTCTCCACCAGTTTTTCTATATTTTTTACAACGGAAGGCAATTGGGTATTGCCGGCAGATCCGGAAAAGGCGTCCGTCAACAGATTGCGGACATTATTTAGGGTATCATCATCATAAACTTCACTCTCGTTAGCTTCACCGACTTGGGGTTCTCGCAATTGGAACTGAAGCTTCCAACGATGGGACGACACGCTTGAGCGGCACCACATTGCAAGGGTGCCCATCTCGGTATATTCTGCCTCAATTTTAACCGGAATTCGTTTTGACTCCCCTTTTTTTCCAAATTTAATAATGGTTTTTAGGGGGGGCAGTGGTGTCAAGGAGTCATCGACCTGTAAAATATCGCCGCTTTTATCACCGGATCTGAAACTGGAGCTAAACATTGAAAAAATAACCGGTTGGTTGGTTACGACTTCAAATTCCATCTCCGGTAGCTCGATCAACGAACCTTCATCCAATCCACGCTCCACAACGCACATTATTTTTTCACACGTTGCGCCACAGGTTTTACTTTGGGAATTATCCGAAGCAATGCCGATGTAGTAACTTCTGGGGCTGCCGCTGCCGACACGGACCCCAATACCTTGTTTAACAAGACCATAATAAGAAGCGCCCAGGGCAACAGAAAGGTCTGGATCACGATTGTCCAACACCGTTGGCAGCGCCTGATCCTCACAGGAAAACCATTTTCCAATCGCTGACCTGATTTTGTTTTGAAACACAGATGGTTTCAGCGAGCCGCCATTAAACAAAATATGATCAGGTATGGGCTCTTTACCCAGAGTCGCTTTAACACTTTCGCGGTGGCGCTCTAAAAACCATCCAATATGGCGGGTTATCGCAGGTTCTTGCTCATATGGGAGACCAAATTCGGCTATTGCCTTTCCCGATTTTTCAGCATTAACAAGGCTGGGCTCAACTTCCGGAAAAAAACCTTTGCACAAAATATCTTCCAACTCATCTTTTTCCAGATCAGCTGACAATGTATTTGCTATAAGGGAGCGTCCCTCGCCTCTTAATACAATTCTAACCCGGTTTTCATCACCGTTCTTATCGTCACTGTCCAAAAGAAGCTTTTCTTTTGCGGCCCGGCATTTATAGCTCAGTGTTTTCCATTGATCCGGGGTAAGGTGTGCTTTTTGGTTGAATTTTGATGCGACATAACGCGCCAGGGTAAGATCAATATTGTCTCCGCCTAGGATGAGGTGATCCCCGACAGCCACCCGCTCAAACCGCGGGCTTCCTTCCGCCTCTTTCAATGAGATCAAGGTG comes from uncultured Desulfobacter sp. and encodes:
- a CDS encoding Hsp70 family protein, with product MDFQDKRYVVGIDLGTTNSAVSYADLTHIDTKSAGAGIGNEIKVFKVPQLTGPGEFSLAPVLPSFLYIPGEYDVSKKALTHPWKKENDLFAGVFAREHGAQVPSRLVSSAKSWLCHSRADREAPILPWGSQNVDKISPVQATSEYLRHIRKAWNHFIKDEDLFLENQITVITVPASFDEAAREYTLKAAREAGFSKNVTLLEEPLAAFYAWVTRHEHDWQSHVKVDDLILVCDVGGGTTDFTLISLKEAEGSPRFERVAVGDHLILGGDNIDLTLARYVASKFNQKAHLTPDQWKTLSYKCRAAKEKLLLDSDDKNGDENRVRIVLRGEGRSLIANTLSADLEKDELEDILCKGFFPEVEPSLVNAEKSGKAIAEFGLPYEQEPAITRHIGWFLERHRESVKATLGKEPIPDHILFNGGSLKPSVFQNKIRSAIGKWFSCEDQALPTVLDNRDPDLSVALGASYYGLVKQGIGVRVGSGSPRSYYIGIASDNSQSKTCGATCEKIMCVVERGLDEGSLIELPEMEFEVVTNQPVIFSMFSSSFRSGDKSGDILQVDDSLTPLPPLKTIIKFGKKGESKRIPVKIEAEYTEMGTLAMWCRSSVSSHRWKLQFQLREPQVGEANESEVYDDDTLNNVRNLLTDAFSGSAGNTQLPSVVKNIEKLVETKRNKWPLSFLRAVADHLIDNVGWRANSPEHEIRWLNLTGFCIRPGFGDAFDEARIPKLWKVYLQRSLFPKAKQNAVEWWIFCRRIAGGLTAGQQRQFFQDVSGYLLANNGAGKKVPKQEMTEVWMAAANMERLLIKDKIALSKKLIPQLKPGKTPHQTVLGVV